A genomic segment from Fusobacteriaceae bacterium encodes:
- a CDS encoding type II toxin-antitoxin system prevent-host-death family antitoxin encodes MKMVNIHEAKTHLSALVEEAAAGKPFIIAKAGHPMVTVTSYIPIEPKPRIGFLKGQIKIPKDFDRMGEKEIEAMFGEEA; translated from the coding sequence ATGAAAATGGTTAATATTCACGAAGCAAAAACACATCTTTCCGCTCTTGTGGAAGAAGCGGCAGCCGGAAAACCATTCATCATCGCAAAAGCCGGTCACCCGATGGTAACGGTGACTTCGTACATACCAATAGAGCCCAAACCCCGAATAGGATTTTTAAAAGGGCAGATCAAAATACCAAAAGACTTTGACCGTATGGGTGAGAAAGAAATTGAGGCAATGTTTGGTGAAGAGGCATGA